A genomic window from Gymnodinialimonas ceratoperidinii includes:
- a CDS encoding ureidoglycolate lyase: protein MTTKLTIPLLAPDPAAFAPYGQFVAPPATPGERRFYSEVLDRRPAGSVPVLHTNHVLPQTLPLDVTRIERHAHAAQCFIPLDVARYVVMVMPSAADGSPLPEQALAMLMPGTMGVVFNPGVWHLGATVLDKAASFTVLMWRGGAQADDQFLTIPPVTLAAPS from the coding sequence ATGACCACGAAGCTTACCATACCCCTGCTCGCGCCGGACCCCGCTGCTTTCGCCCCCTACGGGCAGTTCGTGGCCCCGCCGGCGACCCCGGGCGAGCGGCGTTTCTACAGCGAGGTGCTTGATCGGCGTCCCGCGGGGTCGGTGCCGGTGCTGCACACCAATCACGTGCTGCCCCAGACCCTGCCGCTCGACGTCACCCGGATCGAGAGGCACGCCCATGCGGCGCAATGCTTCATCCCTCTCGACGTGGCGCGTTACGTGGTGATGGTCATGCCCTCTGCCGCTGACGGCTCGCCCCTGCCGGAACAGGCTCTGGCGATGTTGATGCCCGGCACCATGGGCGTCGTCTTCAATCCCGGCGTCTGGCACCTCGGTGCGACCGTTCTGGATAAGGCGGCGTCTTTCACTGTGCTGATGTGGCGGGGCGGCGCCCAGGCCGACGACCAGTTCCTGACCATTCCACCCGTGACCCTCGCGGCCCCATCCTGA